Proteins encoded together in one bacterium window:
- a CDS encoding Glu/Leu/Phe/Val dehydrogenase, whose translation MERLLDLPPRTVAGELRELGGGFASWIRQGSNLEASHDSLLEISDFLEEGVGGARGHEAVFLAVGPETGALFGAFLHATSRGQAQGGLRRWRYPDLATFLSDGLRLSWGMSRKNALAGLWWGGGKGLIAGPENPDDATRRLLYQEYGDFVSSLSGCYITAEDAGTWPEDIASVFERTRFVTCIPARCGGAGNPAPYTAAGVVCGMEAALEAQDLDGLAGRRIAMQGLGNVGTVMVDLLLARGVGSIVASEISATRCGELATRWREAPVEVRLSRPEDTDLLLEPCDVLVPNALGGVIGPEIIPRLQTRMICGAANNPLMREDRDGAALAERGITYVPDFVVNRMGIVAVANEQYGRLEKDPAVARHLDPAWEDGIPAVTRRLLELSRDAGIPPVEAANRLAESRWLRWLVG comes from the coding sequence ATGGAACGCCTCCTCGATCTTCCGCCTCGAACCGTAGCCGGCGAGCTGCGGGAGCTTGGTGGCGGATTCGCCTCGTGGATACGCCAGGGATCCAACCTGGAGGCCTCGCACGACTCGTTGCTGGAGATCTCCGACTTCCTGGAGGAGGGGGTAGGAGGCGCTCGCGGCCACGAAGCGGTGTTCCTGGCGGTCGGACCCGAGACCGGCGCGCTCTTCGGCGCGTTCCTCCACGCGACCTCCCGCGGTCAGGCCCAGGGTGGCCTTCGGCGTTGGCGCTATCCGGATCTCGCGACGTTCCTGAGCGACGGCTTGCGCCTCTCCTGGGGCATGTCACGCAAGAATGCTCTGGCAGGCCTCTGGTGGGGCGGAGGCAAGGGCCTCATTGCAGGCCCCGAGAATCCGGACGACGCGACGCGCAGGCTCCTCTACCAGGAGTACGGCGATTTCGTGAGCTCACTCAGCGGCTGCTACATCACGGCGGAAGATGCGGGCACGTGGCCCGAGGACATCGCCAGCGTTTTCGAGCGCACCCGTTTCGTCACCTGCATCCCCGCTAGATGCGGAGGCGCAGGAAACCCCGCGCCGTACACCGCAGCCGGCGTCGTCTGCGGAATGGAAGCCGCACTCGAAGCCCAGGATCTGGACGGTCTGGCGGGCCGACGCATCGCGATGCAGGGCCTTGGGAACGTAGGCACCGTGATGGTCGACCTCTTGTTGGCCCGCGGTGTCGGTTCGATCGTCGCCAGCGAAATCTCAGCCACACGCTGCGGAGAGCTTGCGACGCGCTGGCGCGAGGCGCCGGTGGAAGTGCGCCTCTCACGCCCGGAAGATACCGACCTGCTCCTCGAGCCCTGCGACGTCCTGGTACCGAATGCACTCGGGGGCGTGATCGGACCCGAGATCATCCCGCGGCTTCAGACGAGGATGATCTGTGGTGCGGCCAACAATCCACTGATGCGAGAGGATCGCGATGGGGCGGCACTCGCTGAGCGGGGTATCACCTACGTGCCCGATTTCGTGGTCAATCGGATGGGTATCGTCGCCGTCGCCAACGAGCAGTACGGCCGGCTGGAGAAGGATCCGGCTGTCGCGCGGCACCTCGACCCGGCCTGGGAAGACGGGATCCCGGCCGTCACACGGCGCCTGCTCGAACTCTCCCGAGACGCCGGCATCCCTCCGGTAGAAGCCGCCAACCGGCTGGCCGAGAGCCGCTGGTTGCGTTGGTTGGTGGGATGA
- a CDS encoding alpha/beta hydrolase: MNEAARRPASPAEKASDPEADEAFSAARTYPGARRPDRRRTVVSHGLELAVFEWGAPTGQPILFAHGGFDFSGTYDRFAPLLADAGYRVVCWDQRGHGDSPHAALYSWDADVRDMLAVLDSIGPDPIPLLGHSKGGGIAIHLIQAVPHRISRFVNIDGIPSQMNPPDVADHDRTKLLATELATWLDHRGRAGTKVRRADSIDGLARRRQKMNPRLSIEWLRYLVTVGARRDDDGWRWKIDPVLRPGGFGPWRAVWSLRRMVAMPVPMLAILGLKEEPMGWGTTPEGALPFLPRNAELVKFEDTGHFIHIEQPERVAAAVLEYLS; the protein is encoded by the coding sequence GTGAACGAAGCTGCCCGCCGGCCTGCCTCGCCGGCCGAGAAAGCCTCCGACCCGGAGGCTGACGAGGCTTTCAGCGCTGCCCGGACCTATCCCGGAGCTCGCCGGCCGGATCGCCGGCGGACGGTCGTGAGCCACGGCTTGGAGCTGGCCGTCTTTGAGTGGGGCGCACCTACAGGTCAGCCGATCCTGTTCGCTCACGGCGGCTTCGATTTCTCCGGCACCTATGATCGGTTTGCGCCTCTGCTCGCCGACGCGGGCTACCGCGTCGTCTGCTGGGATCAGCGCGGCCACGGAGATTCGCCCCATGCCGCGCTCTATAGCTGGGATGCCGATGTGCGTGACATGCTGGCGGTGCTCGATTCGATCGGGCCGGATCCGATTCCGCTGCTCGGCCACTCCAAGGGCGGTGGTATCGCCATCCACCTGATCCAGGCGGTTCCCCATCGGATCAGCCGCTTCGTGAACATCGACGGGATTCCGTCCCAGATGAACCCGCCGGATGTGGCGGACCACGATCGCACCAAGCTGCTCGCCACCGAGCTTGCGACCTGGCTGGATCACCGCGGGCGGGCGGGCACCAAGGTTCGCCGCGCGGATTCGATCGATGGCCTCGCCCGGCGGCGCCAGAAGATGAACCCGCGGCTCTCCATCGAATGGCTGCGCTATCTGGTCACCGTCGGTGCACGACGTGACGACGACGGCTGGCGCTGGAAGATCGATCCCGTGCTTCGCCCCGGTGGCTTCGGCCCTTGGCGTGCGGTCTGGTCCCTGCGCCGCATGGTGGCGATGCCCGTCCCCATGCTGGCCATCCTGGGCCTGAAAGAAGAACCGATGGGTTGGGGCACGACGCCCGAAGGAGCGTTGCCCTTCTTGCCGCGAAATGCCGAACTCGTGAAGTTCGAAGATACGGGCCACTTCATTCACATCGAGCAACCAGAACGTGTGGCCGCGGCCGTACTCGAGTACCTCTCGTGA
- a CDS encoding alpha/beta fold hydrolase: MTVKRLPHVHVELALHTLRSEAGPPLLLLHGLGERSPGEVPTEARGWPGSIHALDFTGHGESSIPAGGGYTAEVLMGDAATVLDHLGQGTLLGRGLGAYIALLLAGARPKQVRGIVLCDGLGLAGGGREPGSSSVVFPDPEGVAPPDPFALAELARDVRPPDYATAFARQAAQLSGLDHPVSVACMDRPDWLEAVVLEPGVIEASAENALAAYAKIETSE; the protein is encoded by the coding sequence GTGACGGTGAAGCGTCTACCTCATGTCCACGTCGAGCTGGCCCTTCACACCCTTCGCAGCGAGGCCGGCCCGCCGCTGCTGTTGCTTCACGGGCTCGGTGAGCGTTCGCCCGGAGAGGTGCCGACAGAGGCTCGAGGCTGGCCTGGCTCGATCCACGCTCTCGATTTCACGGGTCACGGAGAGAGCAGCATTCCGGCGGGCGGTGGCTATACCGCTGAAGTCCTGATGGGTGATGCGGCGACGGTCCTCGACCATCTGGGCCAGGGCACATTGTTGGGCCGCGGTCTGGGAGCGTACATCGCGCTACTCCTTGCCGGGGCCCGGCCCAAACAGGTGCGTGGGATCGTGCTTTGTGACGGCCTGGGTCTGGCGGGCGGCGGCCGCGAGCCCGGTTCCTCGTCGGTGGTCTTTCCGGATCCGGAGGGTGTGGCGCCCCCGGATCCATTCGCCCTGGCGGAGCTTGCCCGAGACGTTCGGCCGCCGGATTACGCCACGGCGTTTGCGCGTCAGGCGGCCCAGCTTTCGGGCCTCGACCATCCCGTTTCAGTCGCCTGCATGGATCGGCCCGACTGGCTGGAGGCCGTGGTTCTCGAACCGGGGGTCATCGAGGCGTCGGCGGAGAACGCGCTCGCAGCCTACGCGAAGATCGAAACTTCGGAGTAG